Below is a window of Mucilaginibacter terrenus DNA.
CAGTTTCCTTGAACTAGACTGTTTTTTTTGATTGTCATTTAGTCTGCTTTTATTTCTGTTGCAACTTTATCTAGTTCAATACTAACAATAGGCACCCTTTCATTTGCAATTTCGGTTAAAATAGCTTTCAAGTCAACTCCTGTGTAATCTTGCAAGTATTTCCATGCTTCCTCACCACCATAATATTCCCCATCAACACCAGCGTATAAAGTTTTCAATGTTTCTTGAATTTTTATCGCTTGTCCGCGTTGTGGATAATAAAACATTACTCTAATTGGCTTATATCCATGACTCTTAATTACTTGTACCCTAGTATGTTCTTTAGTTATATGATCACCATCTGTTGTTGCATCTCGCCATTTTATCTCTAATGCGTCATTATTATTTAGAACGTCTATTTCAAATGTCTTTGGACGTTGTCCCATTGTGTTTTGAACTTTAGTCTTAATTCCTTTAGGGAATTTAAAATTAAAACACAAAGTAGCTGCTTCCTCTAAAAACGACCCTGCATATTTATAAAGAAATCGCCCAGTATTTTGATAAATATCGATCAACTGACCTTCCTCAGTTGTTATACCTAGCACTCTGTAAATCAAATAATGAGAGTTATCATCATTTTTCATTTCTTCTTTTCTGCACTCTATTTGTTCTTTGAGGTTAATCGAATAGTTCTCAGCTAACTCTTTGATCTTATTTTTTAATTCGTCAATCATGATCATCCCTTTAAGCAAAACTACTAAAATTTACTCATGTCCCTCCTGCAGGCACGAGCTTGTAAGCTCGTGCCTGACGTGCTGCGAAAATAGTAGTTGTAAGTACTTCGTTTTGAATTATACTCAAATATGATACGAGTTGTAAACTCGCATCAGCATGGTGTTAGGCCTGCTAAATTGCGGAATTCGCTGTTGACAATAAGTTTATACCTTTGTCGGGCACCGCTTTAACATAGCGCGTGCAAACTAAATTGTCCGCAGCGGCGCTAATAATAAAACATAATGGCAGATCAGCTATCAAATAACAATACCGAAAAAACTAATCTGCACCCGCGCAACCTTCATCGTGGCAGGTACGACTTTAAAGAACTGGTTAAAGCCCTCCCTGCGTTGCGTAATTTTATTATCGAGAACGAGCAAGGTGAGCCTACTGTTAACTTTACCAATCCCGAAGCGGTAAAAACCATTAACCAGGCGTTGTTGAAACAAAGCTATGGCATTGCTTCATGGGATATTCCCGAAGGGTTTTTATGTCCTCCTATTCCGGGCCGCGCCGATTATATTCACTACATAGCCGATGTTTTAGCCGAAGATAACCAAGGCACAATACCAACAGGCAATAGTGTTAGAGTGCTGGATATTGGCGTTGGTGCAAATTGCATCTACCCGCTTATCGGCCACAAGGCTTATGGCTGGAGCTTTGTTGGCAGCGAAGCCGATTACATTGCCGCAGCATCAGCCAAAAAAATAGTGGACGCTAACGGCCTTAACAAGGCTATTGATATTCGCAAGCAAACATCGTACGCTCATATTTTTGATGGCATTATACAACCCGGCGAAAAGTTCGACATCACCATGTGCAATCCACCCTTCCATTCGTCTTCTAAAGAGGTGCAGGCAAAATCGCAGCGTAAATGGGAGAAACTTGGACAGGATGCCGGTGCCGGCTTAAATTTTGGGGGCCGTAATAACGAGCTTTGGTGCGAGGGTGGCGAACCGCGCTTCCTGAACAAGATGATGAGCGAGAGCAAGGAATTTTCTAAATCATGCAAATGGTTCTCGTCACTTATCTCCCAGAAAACTACACTTCCCGGCTGCTACAAATCGCTAGACTATTTAGGTGCTGCAGAGGTAAAAACCATCAACATGTCGCAAGGGCAAAAAACCAGCCGTATATTGGTGTGGCGCTTTTAAACAGATAATTTGTCTCTGTTCATTTACAGTTTGTGACCAGCGACCTGCAAAATATATGGCATCGGTCGAAAGTATGCCATTGTACAAGAAAACCGGGAACGAACAAACCAATTCTTTTTTGTTAAAGATTGATAAGGCAAACGTTTTAACTTTAGGCTATAGCCCCGTTTAATGAACATTAAAAAATTTATCCCCAATTCAATTAAGCAGGAAGGTAAGTATTTACTTTACCGCCTGCTTAAAATACCCTACAATAGATCCGAGGTTCCTGTTGTGATAACAGCGTTCTTACCCGCCGATAAACCTATTAACGTAATGGACGTAGGTGCATCAAAGGGGAATTTCATGAAGTCAGTTGCTAACTATTACCAAATTAATAAAGCTGTTTTAGTTGAACCCCTTACCGACCTTAAGGCAATTTTAAACGAAAAGTTTCCGGATAAGTCCCGTTTTGTGGTTGAAAGTGTTGCAGTATCTGATAAGTCTGGAAGTGTCGACTTTTATTACTCAAAGGATGCAGATGTTTTAAGTTCGATACTCAAGATAAAAGACGAATATCATAATGATCAATACCTAACCAAGCCTACATTAATTACTGTTGAAACTGAAACACTGGATACGATTGCCAACCGGAACAACTTAAACGTTATAGACCTTCTTAAAATTGATGTTCAGGGCGTAGAACATTTAGTATTGATGTCGGGATTAAACACACTTAAAAGGACTAAACTGGTATATACCGAAATATCCTACAAGCCAATGTACGAGGGCTCTTCCACTTTCTTTGACTTGTTTAAGATTCTTACGGAATGCAATTTTAGGTTGGTAAATACTTCAAAGGGCTGGGTAAACCCCGATGGTGAAATAATACAGGGAGATGCGCTGTTTGTCAATAACGCGCTGTTATAAGTCGCTATTTACTTAAGAATCGCACCTTTTATTAAGCGCTAAGAACATATCTACTCTGCCAACTTCTCAAGTTTAATGCAGCGTTACTTAAACCTAAATTTGCATTAAACTTAACGGTAGCTCAAAGCTCAATTAACCATGGTCACCTAATTTGGCTGCTATGAATGCTATAAAGGTCGGCGTTACTTTTCTTATCTATTTAGTTAACGCACTACATGCAAATGCGCAGCCAAATCCCTTACCAAAACCGAGGCACCGCTTCACCGTAATTGCTCATCGCGGCGATCACGTTAAGTACCCCGAGAATACATTAGCTGCGTACCAGGAGGCGATCAGGAACGGCGTTGATTACGTGGAGATAGACCTGCGTACCACAAACGACAGCGCCCTGGTTAGCATGCACGATGGCAGCATTACCCGCATGACAGGTAAACCGGGAAACATTAAAGACCTTACATTAGATCAGGTAAAGGACCTGGCAATACGCAGTAAAGACTCCACCGACACCAACATTTATCGTGTACCAACATTTGAGGAGATCCTGAAAGCGTGTAAAAACAAGATTTACATCTACCTTGATTTTAAAGATGCATCCGCTGCAGCTACTTACAAGGTTTTGCGTAAGTATGGTATGGAAAAGCAGGTGATTGTTTACATAAACAGTGCAAGCCAGTTTAAAGACTGGAGAACAGTTGCACCCACAATGCCGCTGATGCTCAGCCTGCCCGGTAACGCCAAAGACGCAAATGCCGTTAAAACCTTTGTAGACCGATATCATCCCGACCTGCTGGATGGGAACTGGAAAAGCTATAATGCTGACATTTTAAAATATCTCTCAGAAAGTAAATTACCTGCCTGGCCGGATATACAAAGTGCCGACGAGGACAAGCACTGGGATAAAGCCTTACCACTGGGTTTTACCGGACTGCAAACTGACCACCCGGCGGCGCTTATTGCACATCTGAAAGAACTAGGCTTGCGTTAAAACGCGCAAGAACTTATTTGAATGCGGCAATACCTTAATAGTGTCTCACATCGACTACTTAAAACTGTATCACGGTCTGTTTTTTTCGAAAAAACTGTATCATGGTTTCAAAAACTGTAACATGGATTTTCGTCAACTAAAAGACATACAGCTATTTAAGTGTTTTTAGCACCAAAAAACTGTAACAGGTGTAACACCTTATTGTGATACAGTTACACAAGGTGTAGATAACTACTTTACCGTATACGTAGCTTTATTTACACCCACACCGGTGATCTTTAACGATTTCCAATTGGATGGTAGCTTGCTCTTGATCTGTGTGATGCCCTGCGGTGTTATATCCAGTCCGCCGAAGCCCATCAGCATAGCTTGTATAATGCCGCCTGCACCTGTAGCAAAGTACGGGTTGGTACCGCCCTTGGTCTCCGCTATAACCCGGAATGGCGGGTTAAGGTTAGGTTCGTATGCGTCCTTAAACCAATGGTAAGCTTTCTCTCCATTGCCCAGCCTTGCATATAACAGTGCGAATACCCCTTGCGTCATAGCAGGAGTACCTTCGTTAGGCACACGGCTTTCGTAGTACTCCAGGTCTTTCTTAATTTGCGCAGGATCGGTAATGGCTTTTAAAGGATAAGCCAGCAAGTTTACGTCTGCCTGTTTAATGCCTTCGCCTTTATACTGCGCATGCTCTTGCGTTACACCGTTACTCATCTTAAGAATAGGAATGTTTTGCGCCACATGTGCCCAGTCCGCATCAGCCTTTACGCCTAATATACCGGCAGCTGCGGTAGCATTCATCAGGTTTGCTTTGGCAGCAGCATTTGTAAAAGCGTTATTGTCTATGTTCTCGGCCCATTCATCAGCAGCAACTACGTTCTTAATGTCGTAATGGCCAGCACCGTTGCGTTCTACCCGGCTCGCCCAAAAATCTGCAGTGGCAGATAGTAAAGGCCAGCCTTTTTCACGTAACCATTGCTTATCCTGAGTGACACAGTAGTAAGCCCAGGCCGCATTAGCCACGTCGGCACTAATATGGTGCTCAAACGGACCGCTTAATGCCCATACGGGCGTCTCCTCTACCCCGCTGTCTGCACTCTCCCAAGGGAACATCGCGCCCTTGTAACCATGCGAGAAGGCGTTCTTACGGGCACTCTCCAGTCGCTCAAAACGATATTCCACCATTGACTTGGCAATCTCCGGATGCAGCACCAGCATTGCAGGGAACATCCATAGGTCGGTATCCCAAAACACATGTCCATTATAGCCCAGGCCCGACAAACCCATCGGCGACGGCGACAAGGCTGTTCCCTCGCGAGAGAACGAATACAGGTGGTACAGCATACTATGCACGTCCTGCTGTGCCTGATCATCCCCCTCAATCTGAATATCACTTTTCCATAGCTCATCCCAAGCTTTATTATGGAACTTGATCAATCGTTCTTTACCTTCCAGCAAAGCAAATATGGTCAAGCGCTCAGCTTCGTTCAGCGGATCAGGATGGTGTGCAGATGTGATTGAAGAGCCGGTAACTCCGTAAGAGTAAGTCTGCCCTGCTCCTATCTGGTGGCTAAACTTCATCAGGTGCATGTTATTATCCCACATCTCATGGATCACTCTTGGTTCCTGTCCATGCGGTTCGTTAAACAGGAAGGATGTCGACGCACACAACTGCAGCTTACCGGTCGGGCTTTTAGCCGTTGATGTAAGCAGGCTAATGGTAACATGCGGACGATCTATCTCGTTATAATAATTCTCTACCTGTTTTAACGCGTCAGGAGCTTCCATAACGCTGGCTGCAGTAATGTTGATGGGCTTTTTAGCGGTTACCGCAACATCCATCAATACCGTAAAAGGTAGTTGCCGCAGTGAGTAGTAGGTGTACTTAATGGTTGCTTTATCGCCGTAGTCAAAACTAGTGGTCATGGCGGCATGCTGCATATCCAGTTCCTGCCTAAAGTTGCTTACCATTTTTGCATCAAGCCGCCTGCCGTCAACTTCCAGGTACATGTTCAGCAGGTTAAAGCTATTAAGGAAGTTGCTTACCCTACCCCGTCCATATAAATCATAAGCCCCAGCGAGTACCACGTTTTTAACCTTGAACGGCTCCGGTGATGATACAATACCTATCATCCCGTTAGCTACTGTAATGCCGTAGTAATTAGCAGGATCTATCTTATCGGCCTTTATAATCCATGGACTAACATTTTGTGCAAACGTGTTTACAATTGAAACCATTGCAACCGTTAGCAGGAAAAGGGTTCTTTTCATCTATATATCTTATTTGATCTTAAGCTTAAGTTTTTCTGTCACCAGGTCACCTATTTTACGGCCCTGCATAGTGCCTACTATACAAGCGTTTCTATAGTGAATACCGCCATAAACACGCGACATAGCAGCTTCCTCCGCAGCATCCCTGAATGATTTAAAAGTACGCGGTGCAATACCAAACTCCGACTCTGAAGAATCGCTGTAAATAATATTATCGCCAAAAGTACGTGTCAATACTTCGGCTGCAGCAGCTGATATAACAGCGTGCCCACTAATATACTCCGGGAATGGAGGTGTTTGGATATAGGGCCGCCATTCTGGATCCAGCACTCTTGTTATTACCGTCTCGGGACGTACGCTATTTGCCTTGTATTTTACATACCAGCAGTTTATAAAAGCATCAAACAGGGCAATAGATGTTTCGGTGTAGGCAGCTACCGTGGTACCAAAATCGGCTTTCTTTATCTGCGAACCAATACCTGCAATGTTCATCCAGTGCCCTCCGGGCGAAAATTTCTTAGTGGCAAAAGACGCGTGACCTATTACATTCAACTTAAATGCGTTATCATCCCAAAAATCAGCCATGTGCTTTTGTTCCTCCGTTAGGCTATCTCCCATGGTTTTCACCTCAATTACAGCTTTATAAAAAGAGCTGTTCTTATCAGCCATGTTATACGGTGGCGGCTCGGGCGAGGGTATCTGTGCAGCAGAATCAAGCACAAGTGGTCGTATCTCTCCCCAATGCGGTTCTAACGCCTGAGCATACATCGGCGGGGTGGGTATCCAGCGCCCGTCTTTACGGGTAACCGTATACTTGCTGGCGCTACGGGTTTGGGCATAATTGTCCTTTTTGCTCCAGGCCAGAATATGCTTGGCTACTACGTTTGAATATTCCACCGAATTATCGAATGCATCAGACGGCATGCCAGCATCTTCCGCTTTTTTCTTTAGCTCATCAACGTAAGTTTCCATACTTCCTTCGGGGAAAGTAACGGCATTTCCCACTACGCAAAAAGAGAGTAGCGAAGCAAACTGAAAATCAATTTCTTTATCCTTATCTGGTTTTGGTACTGTGGTAAGATGCTTTATTTGGCCAGCCAGTGATCTGTAATGTTTAGGGTCGCCAGCTGCTATCACTTCATAAGCAGCTATATTGGCGTAAGCGTAATTTCGGGACGCTATTACCGGTGGAAAGTTATTTTCGAGAACTATATCATTAAGCTTTTTTACGGTAGTACGGTAAAGCTCCGGATTGTGAGTGATCTTTTGATAATCGGCTTTTTTGCAGGAAGAAAAACAAAATACAGCAACTGCAAAAATCAACAGGAAACGGTTCATAGTCTAAATCAGTTTAAGAAAATACGCTGCTTCGGGAGGCTTTGCGCTTATATTGGCTTTCTTTATTTCTGTATGCTAAGATAGGTTTTTTACCACATCTGCCTGCTAAAAACAGTTTGAATTTAACACAAACTAATATTTATTTTGCACAACATTTAAGAACGCGCTACTGCGTTCAGGCTTTATAAAACCTTTTATGAAAAGACCCGCACTGCTGGTATTTGGTACGCTGTTAATTATTGTCGTTAGTATTTATTTTATCATACCTCAGTATATAACTGCCACTTCGGTAGTAAGTGTTGATGCCACGGACGTTAACGTTGCCCGTTTTTTGGTTGATCAGCACCAATGGCCAAAGTGGTGGCCGGGAAAAGTAGTGGCAGGAGACTCTGTTTATGAATTTAACGGCAACAGGATAACCATTACCAATGCCGCTGCCGGCTATGTTGATTGCGACGTAAACACTGGTAATGATGTGCTAAAGTGTAAGGTGAGCTACCAGGCTTCCGGCGAAGGTGCAACAAACATTACCTGGAAGGCTGCTAAGCAGAGCAGTTTGAATCCTATTACCCGTATTTCAGAATATTTTAGGATTAAAAAGGAGAATACTGAGTTAGAGAAGATACTTAAATCCTTTAAAAAGTTTATCCAAACTGATGTTAATGTTTACGGCTTAAAAATTAAGCTAAGCAAGGTTAAAGATGGCACTATGCTAGCAACAAGTACATCTACAACAACCTACCCGGACATGGCTGTTATTTACAACTTAATAGATGGATTGCACAAGCAGATCAGCGCAGCAGGTGCGAATGAGTCCAACAAACCGATGCTTAATATCAATCAGGTTGACGAGAAAGAGTACCATACAATGGTTGCCGTACCAATAAATAAAGAAGTACAGCCTGACCAAAAATCAGTAATCAATAAAATGGTGGTTGGCGGTAACTTATTAGAGACCGAAACAAAAGGTGGTCGCGGAGCGATAAACAATGCTTTTACACAGCTAAAACGTTACCAGAAAGATCATGGATTAATATCACCAGCAATGCCTTACGAAGTGATGATGAACAACCGCTTAATGGAAAAAGACACTGCTAAGTGGGTTACAAAGGTTTATTGGCCAATATTTTAAGCTACTTGCTTATTATAACCATTCTGCCTTCGTAAGTTACCGTTATAAAAGCTTCACCCTTGCTGGTTTTGATCTTTTGCGGAGCTGTGCATTCCTCAAAGTTAAACAGTGGATTGACCCAATACTCCGGCTGTGAAAACTGCTTATCAGCCTTATTGTAATGCGCTGTCACCAAACCTAGGGCATCGTACTTACCTTCGTAAGGCACTACGCCCCAGAAGTTACCGTTTAATAACACTTCTCCGGTTTTATCTAAAGAAGTGATAGAGCGAATGGGTGCCTGCTGATACATATAGGGCAACTCTGCAGCAGTTTTAGCATGCATTACATCGCTAATAAAAACACTACTAAACTGGTTAGCAATGAGTTTCGAATTCTCAGTGAGCTTGTCCTTAAATACCTCATCTGTGGTTTTATCAGCCATTTTTTGAAAGCTTAGAAATTCTTTTTTCAAGTATGGCAGTTCCTGTTCCAGATCGTTCTTCGGTCGGAAAGGATAGTACTTTTCCTTATAGAAGTAAGATATAAGCAAATCATTTCTGCCATCGGCGTCCACATCATCGTTGTAAGCATATACCGGGTGATCTGGAGTTACATTGTACTTGCTGTTGGCGCCCCAGTTACCACCAATGAAATCCATCTTGCCATCGCCGTCAATATCTGCAATAGCAGCACTTTGCCACCACCCCTTCATACCATCCAGCAAAGCAGATGAGAACTTCACCAGCTTTTTGTTCTTATTTAAGAATATTTGAACAGGGTTCCACTCAGAAGATACCACAATGTCCTGGCTACCGTTCTTATCCACGTCAGCAGCTGTAATACTAGTTATATAAGGGATACGTGTAAGTTCCGGATAGTCATTCTTTCCTGCAGGTGTAAAGCTTCCGTCTCCTTTACTTAACAACACAGCCGATTGTGCGGGCATGTTGTAATTATAAAAAGGTACTGCAGATGTAAGCAACAGGTCCTGCCTTCCATCGCCATTAAAGTCGTAGACAAATATTTTTGATACTAGCTGCTCTACTAACGGAAGTGCCTTATACTCAAATTTAAAGTTCCCCCGGTTGATGTATAAACGGGGCTGCATACGTTTGCCCGCTTCGGCAAAGGGGTGGTTAGCGCTAAGCACTACCAGGTCTGGCAAGCCATCGCCGTTCACGTCTGTCCATTCTGCCTGAGTATCGCCGTAAGCTTTGTGTGCGTTGAAGGCATCAACCATTACCTTAGTAAAGCCGCCTGTTTTATTGCCGCTTAAAATATACTTCTCCTCTCCTGCTATACTGCCGGTATAAATATCATCGTAGCCATCGTTATTTACGTCTGCCACTGCAACAGCGGGTGTATGTGGCAGGTAAGCATGAGGTATCAGGCCATAATAGTTGAAATCAGGCGTCTCAAAGGGGGCAACCATAGCTACTGTGGCTGCTTTCACCGGTTTAAAGGTGAACTGTGCATTACCTTTTATAAAACTATCTGTTACGGAAGCGATATCTGAGGGAGGAAAAACCGAGGTGGTATTGTACCTGATAGTTACTTTTTTATTCAGGTTAAAGCTTTTAATTACCTGATGATTGTTATTGGGCCACACAATAAGCATTTCAACAGGTTTGTCGCCCGGTGCAAAGGTAAAAGTGACATTATCGCCCTGTGTGCTTTCGTATGCGGTACTGGTTTGTATCTCCTGGTGATCTATACCTTTAGCGGTTCGCAGGAAAAGTTTGGTGCCGATACCATCCTGGTTTTGTTCGGTAAAGTGAACGCTGACGTTAAGATACGCTGGCTTTTTGTCCTTTGCGTTTTCCATAGTCATGTTCTGATAAATAAATGCCGGAACATCCATATTATTGGTCACCATATCCAGGTCTCCGTCATTGTCCAGATCTATCGCTACTGCGCCGGACGATATTGAAGTATCGCGCATGTTATTACCTTCAGATATATCGGTAAATTTCAATTTATCGCTGCCGTGATACAGGTAGTTATGTACCTGCCCATTGGGCATCAGGTTTATCTTTTCTCTGTCAAAGAAACGACTGGTCTTAAAATCTTTTACTACGTTGGGATCACCCAGGTACTTAAGGTAATCCATGTCGTTTAAACGTTTTTTTATGCCGTTGCTAAAAAACATGTCCTTATGGCCGTCCATATCAAAATCCTGCACAAGCGGCGACCATGTCCAATCCGTAGCAGATACCCCCGAGTACAAGCTTAAGTCTACGAACTTAGTACCATTGCCAACATTTAGCTGCAGGCAGTTTTTAGAATATTGGTAATAATACCCGGCACTTACTTCCTGGTTATAAATGTCTAACGGCTCATCGTTAATGGTAGATTTTAGCACCTTCATATCCTCCGGCAGCATGTCGGTACTTATCACATCCAGATGCCCGTCTTTATTAACATCTGCCAAGGTATTCCCCATCGAGAATAAACTGGCGTGCCCAAACGCGCTCTTCATCTCTTCTTTAAAGGTGCCGTTCTTTTGATTTACGTAGTAATAGTCTTGTTCAAAAAAGTCGTTACTTACGTATATGTCGTCCCAGCCATCGTTGTTCAGATCGCCAACGCTTAAGCCAAGGCCATAACCTATCGGTGCCGAATAGATACCTGACCCGTCCGTAACATCTGTGAACCTCCCATTGT
It encodes the following:
- the rlmF gene encoding 23S rRNA (adenine(1618)-N(6))-methyltransferase RlmF, which gives rise to MADQLSNNNTEKTNLHPRNLHRGRYDFKELVKALPALRNFIIENEQGEPTVNFTNPEAVKTINQALLKQSYGIASWDIPEGFLCPPIPGRADYIHYIADVLAEDNQGTIPTGNSVRVLDIGVGANCIYPLIGHKAYGWSFVGSEADYIAAASAKKIVDANGLNKAIDIRKQTSYAHIFDGIIQPGEKFDITMCNPPFHSSSKEVQAKSQRKWEKLGQDAGAGLNFGGRNNELWCEGGEPRFLNKMMSESKEFSKSCKWFSSLISQKTTLPGCYKSLDYLGAAEVKTINMSQGQKTSRILVWRF
- a CDS encoding glycerophosphodiester phosphodiesterase family protein; protein product: MNAIKVGVTFLIYLVNALHANAQPNPLPKPRHRFTVIAHRGDHVKYPENTLAAYQEAIRNGVDYVEIDLRTTNDSALVSMHDGSITRMTGKPGNIKDLTLDQVKDLAIRSKDSTDTNIYRVPTFEEILKACKNKIYIYLDFKDASAAATYKVLRKYGMEKQVIVYINSASQFKDWRTVAPTMPLMLSLPGNAKDANAVKTFVDRYHPDLLDGNWKSYNADILKYLSESKLPAWPDIQSADEDKHWDKALPLGFTGLQTDHPAALIAHLKELGLR
- a CDS encoding glycosyl hydrolase family 95 catalytic domain-containing protein; its protein translation is MKRTLFLLTVAMVSIVNTFAQNVSPWIIKADKIDPANYYGITVANGMIGIVSSPEPFKVKNVVLAGAYDLYGRGRVSNFLNSFNLLNMYLEVDGRRLDAKMVSNFRQELDMQHAAMTTSFDYGDKATIKYTYYSLRQLPFTVLMDVAVTAKKPINITAASVMEAPDALKQVENYYNEIDRPHVTISLLTSTAKSPTGKLQLCASTSFLFNEPHGQEPRVIHEMWDNNMHLMKFSHQIGAGQTYSYGVTGSSITSAHHPDPLNEAERLTIFALLEGKERLIKFHNKAWDELWKSDIQIEGDDQAQQDVHSMLYHLYSFSREGTALSPSPMGLSGLGYNGHVFWDTDLWMFPAMLVLHPEIAKSMVEYRFERLESARKNAFSHGYKGAMFPWESADSGVEETPVWALSGPFEHHISADVANAAWAYYCVTQDKQWLREKGWPLLSATADFWASRVERNGAGHYDIKNVVAADEWAENIDNNAFTNAAAKANLMNATAAAGILGVKADADWAHVAQNIPILKMSNGVTQEHAQYKGEGIKQADVNLLAYPLKAITDPAQIKKDLEYYESRVPNEGTPAMTQGVFALLYARLGNGEKAYHWFKDAYEPNLNPPFRVIAETKGGTNPYFATGAGGIIQAMLMGFGGLDITPQGITQIKSKLPSNWKSLKITGVGVNKATYTVK
- a CDS encoding ApaLI family restriction endonuclease produces the protein MIDELKNKIKELAENYSINLKEQIECRKEEMKNDDNSHYLIYRVLGITTEEGQLIDIYQNTGRFLYKYAGSFLEEAATLCFNFKFPKGIKTKVQNTMGQRPKTFEIDVLNNNDALEIKWRDATTDGDHITKEHTRVQVIKSHGYKPIRVMFYYPQRGQAIKIQETLKTLYAGVDGEYYGGEEAWKYLQDYTGVDLKAILTEIANERVPIVSIELDKVATEIKAD
- a CDS encoding vanadium-dependent haloperoxidase; its protein translation is MNRFLLIFAVAVFCFSSCKKADYQKITHNPELYRTTVKKLNDIVLENNFPPVIASRNYAYANIAAYEVIAAGDPKHYRSLAGQIKHLTTVPKPDKDKEIDFQFASLLSFCVVGNAVTFPEGSMETYVDELKKKAEDAGMPSDAFDNSVEYSNVVAKHILAWSKKDNYAQTRSASKYTVTRKDGRWIPTPPMYAQALEPHWGEIRPLVLDSAAQIPSPEPPPYNMADKNSSFYKAVIEVKTMGDSLTEEQKHMADFWDDNAFKLNVIGHASFATKKFSPGGHWMNIAGIGSQIKKADFGTTVAAYTETSIALFDAFINCWYVKYKANSVRPETVITRVLDPEWRPYIQTPPFPEYISGHAVISAAAAEVLTRTFGDNIIYSDSSESEFGIAPRTFKSFRDAAEEAAMSRVYGGIHYRNACIVGTMQGRKIGDLVTEKLKLKIK
- a CDS encoding FG-GAP repeat domain-containing protein; protein product: MPRTTTYKSFTLIFLAVLVGIALFNSCEKKKPGDGIFRLVPTEDSHVDFVNRNIATDSVNILDYLYFYNGAGVASADFNNDGLPDLYFSSNQENNKLYLNKGNLKFEDITNRAGLQGKGNWKTGVTVVDINGDGWKDIYVCVVSNYKGFKGKNQLYINNHDLTFTESAAKYGLDFSGFSTQASFLDYDKDGDLDMFLLTSSVHSNDTYGDSTLRVKTNHDAGDHLFRNDNGRFTDVTDGSGIYSAPIGYGLGLSVGDLNNDGWDDIYVSNDFFEQDYYYVNQKNGTFKEEMKSAFGHASLFSMGNTLADVNKDGHLDVISTDMLPEDMKVLKSTINDEPLDIYNQEVSAGYYYQYSKNCLQLNVGNGTKFVDLSLYSGVSATDWTWSPLVQDFDMDGHKDMFFSNGIKKRLNDMDYLKYLGDPNVVKDFKTSRFFDREKINLMPNGQVHNYLYHGSDKLKFTDISEGNNMRDTSISSGAVAIDLDNDGDLDMVTNNMDVPAFIYQNMTMENAKDKKPAYLNVSVHFTEQNQDGIGTKLFLRTAKGIDHQEIQTSTAYESTQGDNVTFTFAPGDKPVEMLIVWPNNNHQVIKSFNLNKKVTIRYNTTSVFPPSDIASVTDSFIKGNAQFTFKPVKAATVAMVAPFETPDFNYYGLIPHAYLPHTPAVAVADVNNDGYDDIYTGSIAGEEKYILSGNKTGGFTKVMVDAFNAHKAYGDTQAEWTDVNGDGLPDLVVLSANHPFAEAGKRMQPRLYINRGNFKFEYKALPLVEQLVSKIFVYDFNGDGRQDLLLTSAVPFYNYNMPAQSAVLLSKGDGSFTPAGKNDYPELTRIPYITSITAADVDKNGSQDIVVSSEWNPVQIFLNKNKKLVKFSSALLDGMKGWWQSAAIADIDGDGKMDFIGGNWGANSKYNVTPDHPVYAYNDDVDADGRNDLLISYFYKEKYYPFRPKNDLEQELPYLKKEFLSFQKMADKTTDEVFKDKLTENSKLIANQFSSVFISDVMHAKTAAELPYMYQQAPIRSITSLDKTGEVLLNGNFWGVVPYEGKYDALGLVTAHYNKADKQFSQPEYWVNPLFNFEECTAPQKIKTSKGEAFITVTYEGRMVIISK
- a CDS encoding FkbM family methyltransferase; amino-acid sequence: MNIKKFIPNSIKQEGKYLLYRLLKIPYNRSEVPVVITAFLPADKPINVMDVGASKGNFMKSVANYYQINKAVLVEPLTDLKAILNEKFPDKSRFVVESVAVSDKSGSVDFYYSKDADVLSSILKIKDEYHNDQYLTKPTLITVETETLDTIANRNNLNVIDLLKIDVQGVEHLVLMSGLNTLKRTKLVYTEISYKPMYEGSSTFFDLFKILTECNFRLVNTSKGWVNPDGEIIQGDALFVNNALL